AAACACCATCAGCATCACGGATTTCCTTGGGTGGATCACCGAGATGACGGAGGGCGAGACCACCGGATGCGGTTCCATCACGCCACAGCATGACCACGGCACCGCGGTTCAAAACATCGTACCAGGTGCTTATTACGGTCCAGATACGCTCGCGTACGCCGTGGGAAAGGTCGGGAGAAACGTACACACCGGGCGAGACCTCCAACATCACTGAGGCCA
This is a stretch of genomic DNA from Acidobacteriota bacterium. It encodes these proteins:
- the cas2e gene encoding type I-E CRISPR-associated endoribonuclease Cas2e, which encodes MPMTVVVTRDVESRYRGFLASVMLEVSPGVYVSPDLSHGVRERIWTVISTWYDVLNRGAVVMLWRDGTASGGLALRHLGDPPKEIRDADGVLLVKRL